The Brachyspira hyodysenteriae ATCC 27164 genome includes a window with the following:
- a CDS encoding SDH family Clp fold serine proteinase has product MADKKSQTKTIKPPILFSKTQEIINKITKQLDAPLLSYWNSNGGSVCQNDVIVLSDILKHIGKCDKIYFFIKSSGGSGQASLRIVHLLRQSCKKVIALLPLEAASAATMLCLGADEIQMGPLAFITAVDTSLQHELSPVNKDNSLVYVSQDELARVIKLWKEQSNNNDNNPYEHIYKYIHPLVLGAVDRASSLSIKLCKDILSYHMKDQKLIDEISNSLNSAYPSHNYPITIREAKKLGLNVKEMDDKLNESLMSLNEYYSEMGQKSCTDYDEINYHDNEILNIHEGSGIQIYYQEDKDWHYRVEERRWIPMNDNSSWIKNTLINGKQNRSKFHIR; this is encoded by the coding sequence ATGGCTGACAAGAAATCGCAAACTAAAACTATAAAACCGCCTATACTATTTTCTAAAACTCAGGAAATTATAAATAAAATTACAAAACAGCTTGATGCTCCATTACTTTCATATTGGAACTCAAATGGAGGAAGCGTATGCCAAAATGATGTTATTGTACTCTCTGATATACTTAAACATATAGGTAAATGCGATAAAATATACTTCTTTATAAAAAGCTCAGGAGGAAGCGGACAGGCATCTTTAAGAATAGTACATTTACTTAGGCAGTCTTGTAAAAAAGTTATAGCATTACTTCCTTTAGAAGCTGCAAGTGCCGCTACTATGCTTTGTTTAGGTGCCGATGAAATACAAATGGGACCTTTAGCTTTTATAACAGCAGTAGATACATCTCTTCAGCATGAATTATCTCCTGTTAATAAGGATAATAGCCTTGTGTATGTTAGTCAAGACGAGTTAGCTAGGGTTATAAAGTTATGGAAAGAACAATCAAATAATAATGATAATAATCCTTATGAGCATATATACAAATATATACATCCATTGGTTTTAGGTGCAGTAGACAGAGCTTCAAGCCTCTCTATAAAACTATGCAAAGATATTTTATCATATCATATGAAAGATCAAAAATTAATAGATGAAATATCAAATTCTCTAAATTCAGCATACCCTTCACATAATTACCCTATTACCATAAGAGAAGCCAAAAAATTAGGACTTAATGTAAAAGAAATGGATGATAAATTAAATGAATCATTAATGTCATTAAATGAATATTATTCAGAAATGGGACAAAAATCCTGCACAGATTATGATGAAATTAATTATCATGACAATGAAATATTAAATATACATGAGGGAAGCGGCATACAAATATATTATCAAGAAGATAAAGATTGGCATTACAGAGTTGAAGAAAGAAGATGGATTCCTATGAATGACAATAGCTCTTGGATAAAAAATACTTTGATTAACGGAAAGCAAAATAGAAGTAAATTTCATATTAGATAA
- a CDS encoding glycosyltransferase family 2 protein — MKELLMDYDVTLSITTYNEEKYLPILLDSIKAQKTDLKIDILIIDDSSTDKTLDIAKSYQNVRIVHNDRKSDVQYMRNTGLKEALGKVIIFCDADIAISDNFVEKMVRPIVDGKVDTTLCKTYAVLEAFYDVLPENYSKSYVGFIRHCPRFMMKRFPVQFVPWICKWFNMMKNKKGFVSIWNVPNRTHTTGIATKTEIAKKIGGWTVRIGDGDDAKYSNDVCDASSKVLWVGKCILFISRRRVFPTDNGWITDILFKPIKKWYRNKIKKKNDNDYTQSIR, encoded by the coding sequence TTGAAGGAATTATTAATGGATTATGATGTAACTCTCTCTATAACTACATATAACGAAGAAAAATATTTGCCTATATTGCTTGATTCTATTAAAGCACAAAAGACTGATTTAAAAATAGATATACTTATAATAGATGATTCATCAACAGATAAAACATTGGATATAGCAAAGTCTTATCAAAATGTGCGAATAGTTCATAATGATAGAAAATCTGACGTACAATATATGAGAAATACAGGATTAAAAGAAGCTCTTGGAAAAGTTATAATATTTTGCGATGCTGATATAGCAATATCTGATAATTTTGTAGAAAAAATGGTAAGACCTATAGTAGATGGTAAGGTAGATACAACATTATGCAAAACTTATGCTGTATTAGAGGCATTTTATGATGTACTTCCTGAAAATTATTCTAAAAGTTATGTTGGTTTTATAAGACATTGTCCTAGATTTATGATGAAGCGTTTTCCTGTTCAATTTGTTCCTTGGATTTGTAAATGGTTTAATATGATGAAAAATAAAAAAGGTTTTGTCAGTATATGGAATGTACCAAATAGAACTCATACAACAGGCATAGCAACCAAAACAGAAATAGCTAAAAAAATAGGCGGTTGGACAGTTAGAATCGGAGACGGAGATGATGCCAAATATTCAAATGATGTATGCGATGCCAGCAGTAAGGTTTTATGGGTAGGAAAATGTATATTATTTATATCAAGAAGAAGAGTATTTCCAACTGATAATGGCTGGATAACAGACATACTATTCAAACCAATAAAGAAATGGTATAGAAATAAAATTAAAAAGAAAAATGATAATGATTATACTCAAAGCATCAGATAG
- a CDS encoding glycosyltransferase family 9 protein: MKNINNLLIHSPNWLGDIIMSMPAIYLIKEKYKDIKITVMTKKSMAGIFAAGDLVDECIELRNFPRLRKYNFDAVLIFPNSFESAFRVFGHGIKMRIGYKADYRNFMLTEAVDRKEVRWIHTSDYYVNLLKAIGIDEKRPTFKLKIKEDILNKAKEYLKTVNPENKKIFAYGIGATNSIGKIWKEEYFAEVANYLSNKYDALTLFITTPNEKEISDKISAMLLKDPIIPYMSLDMIAAILSLCDGFIGNDSGAMHVASIVGIPTLALYFATPAGRNYPIGINSHAIEKNVDNPACICGGKKCKLQTFECREVIKPQEVINKFEGIINGL, from the coding sequence ATGAAAAATATTAACAATTTACTTATACATTCACCTAATTGGCTTGGAGACATAATTATGTCTATGCCGGCAATTTATTTAATCAAAGAAAAATATAAAGATATAAAGATTACAGTAATGACAAAAAAATCTATGGCTGGAATTTTTGCTGCTGGCGATTTAGTTGATGAGTGCATAGAATTAAGAAATTTCCCAAGATTAAGAAAATATAATTTTGATGCAGTTTTAATTTTTCCTAATTCATTTGAAAGTGCTTTCAGAGTATTTGGGCATGGTATAAAAATGCGTATAGGGTATAAAGCTGATTATAGAAATTTTATGCTTACAGAAGCTGTTGATAGAAAAGAAGTAAGATGGATACATACTTCTGATTATTATGTTAATTTGCTTAAAGCTATTGGTATAGATGAAAAAAGACCTACTTTTAAATTAAAAATAAAAGAAGATATATTGAATAAAGCAAAAGAGTATTTAAAAACTGTTAATCCTGAAAATAAAAAGATATTTGCTTATGGAATAGGGGCAACTAACAGTATTGGTAAAATTTGGAAAGAGGAATATTTTGCAGAAGTTGCTAATTATTTATCAAATAAATATGATGCTTTAACTTTATTTATTACTACACCTAATGAAAAAGAGATATCCGATAAAATATCAGCAATGCTTTTAAAAGATCCAATAATACCTTATATGTCTTTGGATATGATAGCAGCAATACTTAGTTTATGCGATGGTTTTATAGGCAATGATTCAGGGGCTATGCATGTGGCTTCTATAGTTGGAATACCTACTTTAGCATTATATTTTGCTACTCCGGCAGGAAGAAATTATCCAATTGGTATTAATAGTCATGCAATAGAAAAAAATGTTGATAACCCTGCTTGTATATGCGGAGGTAAAAAATGTAAATTGCAGACATTTGAATGCAGAGAAGTGATAAAGCCTCAGGAAGTTATAAATAAGTTTGAAGGAATTATTAATGGATTATGA
- the ftsA gene encoding cell division protein FtsA has translation MKEPILAGLDVGSASIKTVIARVNNDKLDVIGIGESESEGIKKGVIINIDAAANAIEKSINEAEHMAGLQAPDIIATIGGDHIKGLNSKGVIGVNTKDKEVTPAEIERVLESAKNILIPADREIIEAIEQEYSLDGQDEIKNPVGMSGTRLETKVHIITGLKHVSEHLRKTLNKMRFSGKDFIVNIRGSSEACLTEDEKELGVVVFDIGHSTTSLMVYLEGSVWHTAVIPVGSQHITNDIAEGLRITIPSAEKLKRDHGFAFIDMVGEKEIIEVPTASGQMRTIPKRVLTEIIQPRVEEIFSLCGKELSKMKYIDSLSAGMVFTGGGALLPGLVELAKAYQTAVKGAAPITARIGVPDKIEGIRDIANNPAYSAVIGILMMSLDEATQVNIPHKKTSEKGRFKFNFKNPFSEFFK, from the coding sequence TTGAAAGAGCCAATCTTAGCAGGATTAGATGTCGGAAGTGCATCAATAAAAACTGTCATTGCCCGTGTTAATAATGACAAATTAGATGTTATAGGTATAGGCGAAAGTGAAAGTGAAGGCATCAAAAAAGGAGTTATCATCAATATAGATGCCGCTGCTAATGCTATAGAAAAATCTATCAATGAAGCAGAACATATGGCCGGATTACAAGCTCCTGATATAATTGCCACAATAGGCGGAGATCATATAAAAGGATTAAACAGCAAAGGTGTAATAGGTGTTAATACAAAAGATAAAGAAGTTACTCCTGCTGAAATAGAAAGAGTTTTAGAAAGTGCAAAAAATATATTGATACCTGCCGACAGAGAAATTATTGAAGCTATAGAACAAGAATATTCTTTGGACGGACAAGATGAAATAAAAAATCCTGTTGGTATGTCAGGAACTAGACTTGAAACTAAAGTACATATCATAACAGGGCTTAAACATGTAAGCGAACATTTAAGAAAAACTTTAAATAAAATGCGTTTTTCAGGAAAAGATTTTATAGTTAATATAAGAGGAAGTTCTGAAGCTTGTCTTACTGAAGATGAAAAAGAACTTGGTGTAGTAGTATTTGATATAGGACATTCAACTACTTCTCTTATGGTATATTTGGAAGGATCAGTTTGGCATACTGCTGTTATACCTGTAGGAAGCCAACATATAACTAATGATATAGCAGAAGGACTTAGAATTACAATACCTTCTGCAGAAAAATTAAAAAGAGATCATGGTTTTGCATTCATAGATATGGTAGGAGAAAAAGAAATTATTGAAGTGCCTACTGCAAGCGGACAAATGCGTACAATACCAAAAAGAGTATTAACTGAAATAATACAGCCTAGAGTAGAAGAAATATTCAGTTTATGCGGAAAAGAATTAAGCAAAATGAAATATATTGATTCGCTTTCTGCAGGAATGGTATTTACAGGAGGAGGTGCATTGCTTCCTGGCTTGGTAGAGCTTGCCAAAGCTTATCAGACTGCTGTTAAAGGTGCTGCTCCTATTACTGCAAGAATAGGTGTGCCTGATAAAATAGAAGGCATAAGAGATATAGCAAATAACCCTGCATATTCTGCAGTTATTGGAATACTTATGATGAGTTTAGATGAGGCTACTCAAGTTAATATACCTCATAAAAAAACATCTGAAAAAGGAAGATTTAAATTCAACTTCAAAAATCCTTTCTCTGAGTTTTTTAAATAA
- a CDS encoding YfbM family protein, with translation MGCLGVFFALSDRDLNKLLKTSRFERPDFISEDLEEIYFEKHTKYIYELDKSWDAMHRCLSNDGLLVFGDDNYPFGSIIMGGDVLYGNGDDEEDYIITLKKANVVKDIASKIETITKEKFKEKYFKIDEKDYEYPLSDEDFKYTWDYFYRSIEFWKNASDSNRAVIFTVDQ, from the coding sequence ATGGGTTGTTTAGGTGTATTCTTTGCTTTAAGCGATAGAGATTTAAATAAATTATTAAAAACTTCAAGGTTTGAAAGACCTGATTTTATTTCTGAAGATTTAGAAGAAATTTATTTTGAAAAGCATACAAAATATATTTATGAGCTTGATAAATCTTGGGACGCTATGCATAGATGTCTTTCTAATGATGGGCTTTTAGTATTTGGCGATGATAATTATCCTTTTGGCTCTATCATAATGGGCGGAGATGTTTTATATGGAAACGGAGATGATGAGGAAGATTATATTATAACATTAAAAAAAGCAAATGTAGTTAAAGATATTGCCTCAAAAATAGAAACTATAACAAAAGAAAAGTTCAAAGAAAAATATTTTAAAATTGATGAAAAAGATTATGAATATCCTTTAAGCGATGAAGATTTTAAATATACTTGGGATTATTTTTATAGAAGTATAGAATTTTGGAAAAATGCTTCGGATTCAAACAGAGCCGTTATATTCACAGTAGATCAATAA
- a CDS encoding DUF368 domain-containing protein, with protein sequence MKILGNYIYTIIKGFIIGASMLVPGFSGGTMAMILGIYDKLIASLSGVLTFSKNENYFIKNKLNFLFLIFFCVGSVLGMVIISKPLSNLIEKYYTVSSFFFMGAALGGFNTVYNKTKSYKFDFLSIIYILLGAGIVYLISIIPEGFFSSTGDRSEMFMYFILIVAGLIVAIAMILPGISVSYMFLLLGIYQETIDAVHDLYIPYLAPLAIGSILGVVLTTKILEYWMEHYVKSSYLIISGFVLGSIIQVFPGLPKGIEWALCPIMFLAAYFLIRLLQRFDPDNR encoded by the coding sequence ATGAAAATTTTAGGCAATTATATTTACACTATAATAAAAGGTTTTATCATAGGAGCTTCAATGCTTGTACCGGGATTCAGCGGCGGCACTATGGCTATGATACTCGGCATATATGATAAATTAATTGCTTCTTTAAGCGGTGTTTTAACATTTTCAAAAAATGAAAATTATTTTATAAAAAACAAACTTAATTTTTTATTTTTGATATTTTTCTGTGTAGGCTCTGTTTTGGGTATGGTGATAATTTCAAAGCCGTTATCAAATTTGATAGAAAAATATTATACTGTTTCTTCATTCTTTTTTATGGGGGCTGCACTTGGCGGATTCAATACAGTTTATAATAAAACCAAATCTTATAAATTCGATTTTTTAAGCATTATATATATTCTTTTGGGAGCAGGAATAGTATATTTAATATCCATAATACCAGAAGGATTTTTCAGCAGCACAGGGGATAGAAGTGAAATGTTTATGTATTTTATACTTATAGTGGCAGGATTGATTGTGGCAATTGCTATGATACTTCCTGGTATAAGTGTGTCATACATGTTTTTGCTTTTAGGTATTTATCAGGAAACTATTGATGCCGTACATGATTTATATATTCCATATTTAGCACCTTTGGCTATAGGCTCTATTTTAGGAGTTGTGCTTACTACGAAAATTTTGGAATATTGGATGGAGCATTATGTAAAATCATCTTATTTGATAATATCAGGTTTTGTATTAGGCTCTATTATACAGGTTTTTCCTGGACTTCCAAAAGGCATAGAATGGGCTTTATGTCCTATAATGTTTTTGGCAGCTTATTTTCTTATAAGGCTTTTACAGAGATTCGATCCTGACAATAGATAA
- a CDS encoding PD-(D/E)XK nuclease family protein, giving the protein MNKTEAKNILTDIFNLKSYIEEEIAKLPTRFNIVDSIVGAHKETSNTKLLGSFLDCIFEKDYKFINSLLEYIKNNCNIDSFKEIDFYNEYITINIEKEVVINKEEKGKIDILLTSDNYNIIIENKINTRDSENQLQKYYNAIPNRTNTYLIYLTRNGDEPKNNFYNKEKLILLSHKTIIDWLESIKEKEEVKNNDSLYSAIIQIIETEQIITNSLEGDIMKEEIKKYFNNKYPNKFKEYPEVINYTKLLKSAIEAVADIFYNYFENNIEYYILKLINDSEIKKIIK; this is encoded by the coding sequence ATGAATAAAACTGAAGCTAAAAATATTTTAACTGATATATTTAATTTAAAATCATATATTGAAGAAGAAATAGCAAAATTACCTACAAGATTTAATATAGTGGATTCTATTGTAGGTGCACATAAAGAAACATCAAATACTAAACTATTAGGTAGTTTTTTAGACTGCATATTTGAAAAAGATTATAAGTTTATAAATAGTTTATTGGAATATATAAAAAATAATTGTAATATTGATAGTTTTAAAGAAATAGATTTTTATAATGAATATATAACTATTAATATAGAAAAAGAAGTTGTTATTAATAAAGAAGAAAAGGGTAAAATAGATATATTATTAACATCAGATAACTATAATATCATTATAGAAAATAAAATAAATACTAGAGATAGTGAAAATCAGCTTCAGAAATATTATAATGCCATACCCAATAGAACTAATACTTATCTTATATATTTAACTCGTAATGGTGATGAACCTAAGAATAATTTTTATAATAAAGAAAAGTTAATATTACTTTCACATAAAACAATAATAGATTGGCTTGAAAGTATTAAAGAAAAAGAAGAAGTAAAAAATAATGATTCTCTATATTCAGCTATTATTCAAATAATAGAAACAGAACAAATAATTACTAATTCATTGGAAGGAGATATTATGAAAGAGGAAATAAAAAAGTATTTCAATAATAAATATCCAAATAAATTTAAAGAATATCCTGAAGTAATTAATTATACCAAACTTCTAAAATCTGCAATTGAAGCAGTTGCAGATATATTTTATAATTATTTTGAAAATAATATAGAGTACTATATATTAAAATTAATAAATGATAGTGAAATAAAAAAAATAATAAAATAG
- a CDS encoding retropepsin-like aspartic protease — translation MMKILIGDSIPVSIFNKNEQYHFAFRVEYNHIPVELKTKVLIKNKFGVEKEYDAIWDTGATNTAITHKVYQELNLKPIDSCKVRGVNSGIHTVDIVLIDISLSNKVNIKNVRAGVCDIGGCDMLIGMDIIKFGDLAISNKNNKTIFSFAIPPFDNPTDLLEKANKVNKNNGY, via the coding sequence ATGATGAAGATACTAATTGGAGATTCTATTCCCGTGTCAATTTTTAATAAAAATGAGCAATACCATTTTGCATTTAGAGTAGAATATAATCATATACCTGTAGAATTAAAAACAAAAGTATTAATCAAAAATAAATTCGGAGTAGAAAAAGAATATGATGCTATATGGGATACAGGAGCAACTAATACAGCTATTACTCATAAAGTATATCAAGAACTAAATTTAAAGCCTATTGATAGTTGTAAGGTTAGAGGTGTTAATAGCGGAATTCATACAGTTGATATAGTATTAATAGATATATCATTATCAAATAAAGTTAATATAAAAAATGTTAGGGCTGGTGTTTGTGATATTGGCGGATGTGATATGCTTATTGGAATGGATATTATTAAATTTGGAGATTTAGCAATATCTAATAAAAACAATAAGACGATATTTAGTTTTGCAATACCTCCTTTTGATAATCCTACAGATTTATTAGAAAAAGCAAATAAAGTTAATAAAAATAATGGATATTGA
- the dnaN gene encoding DNA polymerase III subunit beta, translated as MRFRCLKKDIVKSIGVTENVVEGKVIYNIESNVLFHLSGNMLTLTATDGSVWARSRIILDDCEGEGAVAVYAKKISSILKEMPDGLITINVEENEKINIESENGKTKHLIIGMKTDDFPAYPESDGDISYIMLPTKELVTMINKTISSIAKEPFKPALRGICFEKTDSKFLAVATDGRRMAVIEREFEGVENGSFSIIIEPKVLNEILVTANYDEVEQVKMGVDGQQVYFQVGKYDFVSSLIEGKYPNFRQVIPKEFAYSFRVNKNDLLDAIRRIVPMINDVRSKRMILTVSEESLKVKGINQEMGESLEEIDIKYSGEEHSVAYNYTYIQDVIKQIDSEIVTFMVNKDSSPTMVKEIEREDYYYIIMPMSIGEE; from the coding sequence ATGAGATTTAGATGTTTAAAAAAAGATATAGTAAAATCCATCGGAGTTACTGAAAATGTTGTTGAAGGTAAAGTAATTTATAATATAGAAAGCAATGTACTTTTTCATCTTTCAGGAAATATGCTTACATTAACTGCTACTGACGGCTCTGTTTGGGCTAGAAGCAGAATAATACTTGATGACTGTGAAGGCGAAGGAGCAGTGGCTGTATATGCTAAAAAAATAAGTTCTATATTAAAAGAGATGCCTGACGGACTTATTACTATAAATGTTGAAGAAAATGAAAAAATAAACATAGAATCTGAAAACGGAAAAACTAAACACTTAATCATAGGTATGAAAACAGATGATTTCCCTGCTTATCCTGAAAGCGACGGAGATATTAGTTATATTATGCTTCCTACAAAAGAATTAGTTACTATGATTAATAAGACTATATCATCAATAGCTAAAGAGCCTTTCAAGCCTGCTTTAAGAGGTATATGCTTTGAGAAAACTGATTCTAAATTTCTTGCTGTTGCTACTGACGGAAGAAGAATGGCTGTAATTGAAAGAGAATTTGAAGGTGTAGAAAATGGTTCTTTCTCTATAATAATAGAGCCTAAAGTTTTAAATGAAATACTTGTAACTGCAAATTATGATGAAGTTGAGCAGGTAAAAATGGGTGTAGACGGACAGCAGGTTTATTTCCAAGTTGGTAAATATGATTTCGTATCAAGCCTTATAGAAGGAAAATATCCTAATTTTAGACAGGTTATACCAAAAGAGTTTGCATACAGCTTTAGAGTAAATAAAAATGATTTGCTTGATGCTATAAGACGTATCGTTCCTATGATTAATGATGTTCGTTCAAAGAGAATGATATTAACAGTTTCTGAGGAATCTCTAAAAGTAAAAGGTATAAACCAAGAGATGGGAGAATCTTTAGAAGAGATAGATATAAAATATTCAGGCGAAGAACATTCAGTTGCTTATAATTATACTTATATTCAAGATGTTATAAAACAAATAGATTCTGAAATAGTTACTTTCATGGTTAATAAAGACTCTAGCCCTACTATGGTAAAAGAAATAGAAAGAGAAGATTATTATTATATCATTATGCCTATGAGTATAGGGGAGGAGTAA
- a CDS encoding ankyrin repeat domain-containing protein has protein sequence MKKSNKNNKKNNKNKNTKKISTRENNNKNNIFIILFAVFILFAVFIYNYYNKKINLISNINDVDSSGRTIVMKALLNENNQLNINDIKRLIRDNRKNIDYRIRDTDSKTLLMYAVFNGDTEIIKDIAEYGNLLNETDDDGRTALHWAVFYNKYDAVVALTELGAKDYIKDNYSLTPIDIAQYEGYEEIYKYLSNL, from the coding sequence ATGAAAAAGTCTAATAAAAATAATAAAAAAAATAATAAAAATAAAAATACTAAAAAAATTTCTACTAGAGAAAACAATAATAAGAATAATATCTTTATTATCTTATTCGCCGTATTTATTTTATTTGCTGTATTTATATATAATTATTATAATAAAAAAATCAATTTAATATCGAATATAAATGATGTAGATTCTTCAGGCCGTACAATAGTTATGAAAGCATTACTTAATGAAAATAATCAGCTTAATATTAATGATATAAAGAGACTTATAAGAGATAATAGAAAAAATATAGATTATAGAATAAGAGATACAGATAGTAAGACTCTTTTAATGTATGCTGTATTCAATGGAGATACTGAAATAATAAAGGATATTGCTGAATATGGGAATTTATTAAATGAAACAGATGATGATGGAAGAACGGCTTTGCATTGGGCTGTTTTTTATAATAAATATGATGCTGTTGTTGCTTTAACAGAGCTTGGGGCAAAGGATTATATAAAAGATAATTATTCGCTTACTCCTATAGATATAGCACAGTATGAGGGGTATGAAGAGATATATAAATATTTATCAAATTTATAG
- a CDS encoding Trp family transcriptional regulator: MELLAHILATENNEEFIKKLLTELFTKDEQDMIQQRLRIVTLLRKKMPQYEIAKHLNASLCSITRGAKELKKEDSALALIVDKYLINDKNFQESLNKSK, encoded by the coding sequence ATGGAACTATTAGCACATATTCTAGCAACTGAAAACAATGAAGAATTCATTAAAAAACTTCTAACAGAACTATTTACAAAAGACGAACAAGACATGATACAGCAAAGATTAAGGATAGTTACCTTATTGAGGAAAAAGATGCCACAATATGAAATTGCCAAACATCTAAATGCAAGCCTTTGTTCCATAACAAGAGGTGCGAAGGAATTAAAGAAGGAAGACAGTGCTTTAGCATTAATAGTAGACAAATATCTTATAAACGATAAAAACTTTCAAGAATCATTAAATAAATCAAAATAA
- the hemW gene encoding radical SAM family heme chaperone HemW → MSGLYIHIPFCTYKCSYCNFYSIVNMNKIEIYKRYIEALILELKLRISDYKSEIETIYLGGGTPSVLGADLLKYLLDNILNIVHIHNKDLNTNFIKEITIESNINDINNEYIKFLENIPNIRLSLGIQTFNEKSLYVINRHIDKKDIIKALKLINKSSLENISLDFICGLPLNSENQIVDDILFSYDLLPKLKHFSLYYLELTESLQKKWKDILPSEEESIIYYKKASDTLEGLGFKRYEVSNYSLPNYNSIHNSNYWLLKDYIGIGVSAVGCYNDNRYSNVKMIRDYFDFIDKNKLPIYENEYLDIDIRKKEFIFLSLRTVKGINIDKYNNYFNEVFYDKYYNIINNNNKYFDISNNYLSIKKSYFDYVDEISILLF, encoded by the coding sequence ATGTCAGGGCTTTATATACATATACCCTTTTGTACATATAAATGCAGTTACTGCAATTTTTATTCTATTGTTAATATGAATAAAATAGAAATATATAAAAGGTATATAGAAGCATTAATATTAGAATTAAAATTAAGAATATCAGACTATAAATCAGAAATAGAAACAATATATTTAGGAGGAGGTACTCCTTCTGTATTGGGTGCTGATTTATTAAAATATTTATTAGATAATATATTAAATATTGTACATATTCATAATAAAGATTTAAATACAAATTTTATAAAAGAAATAACCATTGAATCAAATATAAATGATATAAATAATGAATATATTAAATTCTTAGAGAATATACCAAATATAAGGCTTTCTTTAGGCATACAGACATTCAATGAAAAAAGTTTATACGTTATAAACAGACATATTGACAAGAAAGATATTATAAAAGCACTCAAATTAATAAATAAATCATCTTTAGAAAATATATCTCTTGATTTTATATGCGGACTTCCTTTAAATAGTGAAAATCAAATAGTAGATGATATATTATTTTCTTATGATTTGCTTCCTAAACTCAAGCATTTCTCTCTTTATTATTTAGAATTAACAGAATCATTACAGAAAAAATGGAAAGATATTTTGCCTAGTGAAGAAGAATCTATTATCTATTATAAAAAAGCCTCTGATACATTGGAAGGGCTTGGTTTTAAAAGGTATGAAGTTTCAAATTATTCTTTGCCTAACTATAATTCTATTCATAACAGTAATTATTGGCTTTTGAAAGATTATATTGGAATAGGAGTATCTGCTGTAGGATGTTATAATGATAATAGATACAGTAATGTAAAAATGATTAGAGATTATTTTGATTTTATTGATAAAAATAAACTTCCTATATATGAAAATGAATATTTAGATATAGATATTAGAAAAAAAGAATTTATATTCCTTTCACTAAGAACAGTAAAAGGAATAAATATTGATAAATACAATAATTACTTTAATGAAGTATTTTATGATAAGTATTATAACATTATAAATAATAACAATAAATATTTTGATATATCTAATAATTATTTATCTATAAAAAAGTCCTATTTTGATTATGTTGATGAGATTAGTATATTATTATTTTGA